In one Mucilaginibacter ginsenosidivorax genomic region, the following are encoded:
- a CDS encoding cytochrome c3 family protein, protein MRSFSLIFKQFSRSVLLIVGFAFWGFSAAYAQTDAAKGETIFKSKCTACHKIDQIMTGPALGPQLTEETDDKYLTKWIQNNQALIAAGNPKALAIVKKFDGKAMTTFTELSDADVGNVITYVRAEWKTISEKPKVDPNAPGAEAKGPSELVVWGLIGIVIIAFILIIVLNKAAGSLERVLANNKNIVVEDEAVVAETDKNVLLKKILKNKKLVFFILVCGTIAMGSWGWVTLWNTNVHTGYQPVQPIKYSHELHAGQMKIDCQYCHGGAYKSKNASIPSLNVCMNCHKVVKTESAEIHKIYDALGYDPKTQKYDSTAAKPIQWIRVHNLPDLAYFNHSQHVKVAGIKCQACHGPVETMKEVYQYSPLTMKWCIQCHKRTEVNAKGNAYYDSILAAHDKIKKGEKVTAAVLGGIECGKCHY, encoded by the coding sequence ATGAGAAGTTTCTCATTGATTTTTAAACAATTCTCAAGGTCGGTTTTACTGATTGTTGGGTTTGCTTTCTGGGGTTTTTCTGCTGCTTACGCGCAAACAGATGCTGCTAAGGGCGAAACCATTTTTAAATCCAAATGTACAGCCTGTCATAAGATCGATCAGATCATGACCGGTCCGGCGCTTGGTCCGCAGCTTACCGAAGAAACGGACGACAAGTACCTTACCAAATGGATTCAGAACAACCAGGCTTTAATTGCTGCCGGTAATCCTAAAGCGCTTGCCATTGTAAAGAAATTTGACGGCAAAGCGATGACCACCTTTACCGAGCTTTCTGATGCTGATGTAGGTAATGTTATTACTTATGTGCGTGCAGAGTGGAAAACGATTTCGGAAAAACCAAAGGTTGATCCCAATGCGCCCGGTGCCGAAGCAAAAGGCCCAAGCGAGCTGGTTGTTTGGGGCTTAATTGGTATCGTTATTATCGCTTTCATCCTGATCATTGTTTTGAATAAGGCTGCAGGCTCGTTAGAGCGTGTTTTGGCTAACAACAAAAACATTGTAGTTGAAGATGAAGCGGTTGTTGCCGAGACCGACAAAAATGTACTGCTTAAAAAGATCTTAAAAAACAAAAAACTTGTATTCTTTATACTGGTTTGCGGCACCATTGCCATGGGCAGCTGGGGTTGGGTTACCTTGTGGAACACTAACGTGCATACAGGTTATCAGCCGGTACAGCCTATCAAATACTCGCATGAACTACACGCCGGGCAAATGAAAATTGATTGCCAGTATTGCCACGGCGGTGCTTATAAATCAAAAAATGCTTCTATCCCATCATTAAACGTATGTATGAACTGCCACAAGGTTGTTAAAACCGAATCGGCAGAGATACACAAGATATATGATGCTTTGGGTTACGATCCAAAAACTCAAAAATACGATAGCACTGCAGCCAAGCCTATCCAATGGATACGTGTTCATAACCTGCCCGATCTGGCTTACTTTAACCACTCGCAACACGTAAAGGTTGCCGGTATTAAATGCCAGGCTTGCCACGGTCCTGTTGAAACCATGAAAGAGGTTTACCAATACTCGCCGCTTACTATGAAATGGTGTATCCAGTGCCACAAACGCACCGAGGTTAACGCCAAAGGCAACGCTTATTACGACAGCATTCTTGCAGCACATGATAAGATTAAAAAAGGCGAAAAAGTTACTGCCGCTGTTTTAGGTGGTATCGAGTGCGGTAAGTGCCACTATTAA